The genomic segment TATCCAAACTGGTTCATTATTTAAGATAGGAATAGCGAATTGACCTATGGCTCCTTGCATGAAAGCAACACCTTGCAAAATGGTGTAGTCCAAAGAAGAACTGACCAACAATTCTTCAGTACAATATTTGATATCCATTAATGGAATTTCTCTATATTTTTCTGCCGCTAACAAAGATAAAAAGACTACTCTTTTTACATTTTTTTCTTCACAAGCGTTAAATAGATTTAATTTTCCATCCCAATCAGTTTCGTAGACGCTGCGAGGATCATCAGGTCTACTTGTTGCTGCATCAATAACAGCATCAATGCCATCAAGTGCATACTCAATATCTTCTTTATTTAATAAATTGCCACGAGTCAACTCACATCCCCACTCCTGAAGGAATGAGGCAGCTTTTGGTTTTCTAACCATGCAGCGCACTTTATGCCCTGCATCTATGGCGTTTTTGGCTATTTGGCGACCAAGAGTTCCTGTGCCACCAATCACCAGAACTTGCATAGTTGAATTCATTACAAGAGTCGAGCTTAAATGGGCAAACTATGGATTGTGGAAATTAATCACCTTGAAGTTTCAATAGAAGGACTCCTCCTAAAAGTCCAACGGGAATCAAAACCCAAAAGACTGCAGCGATTCCAAAAATTTCTGATGCCATTCAGATAACTTAACTCATTTACTATTAAAACCTAAAGACCTTACATTCAGTCCACAATCCAAAGGCATGAGCAAATTTTTAAAATAAACTTAAAATGAAACTACTAATGATAAAAAACAAAGTTAAATTGATTCTTGATCTAAATGCAGCAAAATATTCATAATAAAGAACCTTTAATGGGATCTCCTCATTGGGGTGAGTCTAAGTATTGGAGCTACAAAGATCTTAGGGTTCACTTCAGAGTGACTGGAGAGGAATCTAATCCTCCCATTGTTCTAATTCATGGGTTTGGAGCAAGCAGCGATCACTGGAGAAATAATGCAGAAATATTTGCATCAGAAGGTTTTAGGGTCTTCGGAATAGATTTAATAGGTTTTGGAAAATCAGAGCAAAATCTTCAAAGTAAAAGAAAGCATTTAGATAATCAATTTTGGGCAAATCAATTAGCTTCTTTTCTTGATGAAATTGTTGACATTCAAAAGAACGGAAAAGTTATATTAATTGGAAATTCATTGGGAGCTTTAACAGCAATCACAACTCTCTCTAATAGACCAGAGTTAATAAAAACAATAATTGCAGCACCACTACCAGAGCCAGTTTTTGTTAATCCAATTAAATTTTCTTTTCCAAATTGGCTTTTAAAAGTTAAAAGTTTTCTGATAAAAATTGTTTTTCATTTATTTCCACTTAAGACATTAGTAAATTTGATATCAAGAACAAAATTAATTACTTTTGCTCTTCAAAGCGCCTATTTTCGCTCAATTTTAAATGATACTCCTCTAAAAAGGATAGTTACAGTCCCAGCCCAGAGAGTCAACGCATCCAAAGCTCTAAGATCTATGTGCATTGGAATGAGCAATAGACCAAATTTGGCAAAAGGTCCATCTATTATTGAGAAGATTCAAAACCTGCCAAATCGTCCCCCAATTTTATTAATTTGGGGAAAACAGGATAAATTGATACCTATATTTTTAGGAAAAAAACTAATAAAGCTCCATCCTTGGCTTAAATTAACCGTAGTTGACGAAGCAGGCCATTGTCCCCACGATGAATTACCGAAACATTTCAATCAAATTGTTATGAAATGGCTGAAGAACTTAAAAACTTCTAAGTAAAAAATATGAAGCACACACTTTCAGTTTTAGTTGAAGATGAATCTGGAGCACTAAGCAGGATTGCAGGCCTTTTTGCAAGAAGAGGATTTAATATTGATAGCTTGGCTGTTGGTCCTGCAGAAGCCAAAGGGATATCTAGATTAACAATGGTCGTTCAAGGAGATGAATCGACGCTTCAACAAATGACCAAACAACTAAACAAATTAATCAATGTTTTAGAAGTTCTCGATTTGACAACTTTACCAGCTGTAGAGAGAGAGTTGATGCTCTTGAAAGTCTCTGCTTCATCTGAAAACAGAGGGAAAATATTAGATCTTGTTCAAGTTTTCAGAGCAAAAGTTGTAGATGTTTCGGATAGTGCTTTGACACTTGAAGTAGTTGGTGATCCAGGCAAACTTGTTGCTCTGGAAAATTTATTGAAGCCTTATGGAATTTTAGAAATTGCTCGGACAGGGAAAGTTGCTCTTAAGAGGGCCTCAGGTGTAAATACAGAAATGTTAAAAACCTAAAAAATAATATTTTTCTTCAAGAGTCAACTCTTTTAGCTTCAATTATAAAATCTTCTTCTTGAATTAAATCAACTATATTCATACCACTAATCACTTTTCCAAAAACAGCGTACCTTCCATCAAGTTCAGGTAAAGATTTTAGTAAAATATAAAATTGCAAACTTGCTGAATTTAATGCTTTAGATCTTGCCATAGATAAATATGATCTTTTATGCTTAAGTTCAATATTATTTACTTGACTAGGTTCATCTATTTCTTTTCCATATATTGGTAAATTGCTTGTCTTTAATTTTATTTCCAAGGGAATATATCTTTTGTCTTTTATTTTAGTATCTATAGACTTATTTTGATTTCCTATTGAAGTATTGTCTCCACCTCTAATAATAAAAGGGTAGGGTTTTTTAATAACCCTGTTAAAAATTGTTTTATTATAAGAACCTTTTTCGATAAAATCTATAAAGTTTCCAACAGTTATTGGGGCCAATTCACCATACAACTCTAACTTTATATTGCCTTTATTAGTAATAAACAATACATATTCATTTGAATCTATGCAGGGGAGTTTTGTCGTAGAGCATATATTTATATCTTCGTTTTTATTTATATTTGAACATCCCGAAATCAAAAACAAATTGACAAATAGAAAAATATAAACCGGTTGAAAAAATCTATAAGATAAAATTGAATTATTTGAAAGATTAGTAATTTTATTATTAAATTCCTTCAAGGTTAACCTCTAAAAATCTCGCAATTTCAGCCCCCTCATTCTCTAAATCCAATAATGGCTGAGGAGATCCAACTCGAGATATAGGTAAATCCTTCCTACCTTTAATCCTCAAAGATACTCTTCTTAGTGGATTAAAACCCTCTCTTACCTCTAATTTCACAGCTTTAATCTCATCAATGGGGATTTCTATTTCTATATTTTTGAATAAACCTCTCCGAGATAAAGATAAAACTCCTTTATTTTTATCAAATCTATTTACGCCAGAACCATAATCAATATTTATTAGTCTCCAAAAATAAATAGCCAGCAAGAAAGCCGCTACACCGTATAGCCCCATAACCAAGCCTTGAGGAACAAAAATCAGGGTCGAAGGGTTTCCTAGTGGTAAAAAATCTCTTCCAAAATAACTAGAGAATGAAGCCAACAAAAATCCAACACCTCCGATACTTAGCATCGAAGCAACAAGATAGTTCGAAACCTTACGCGAACCTTTAATTTTCTGTTCTAAAACCAAACCAGATAGCTCTTTTTCTGATTGGCTT from the Prochlorococcus marinus str. NATL2A genome contains:
- the ilvN gene encoding acetolactate synthase small subunit, encoding MKHTLSVLVEDESGALSRIAGLFARRGFNIDSLAVGPAEAKGISRLTMVVQGDESTLQQMTKQLNKLINVLEVLDLTTLPAVERELMLLKVSASSENRGKILDLVQVFRAKVVDVSDSALTLEVVGDPGKLVALENLLKPYGILEIARTGKVALKRASGVNTEMLKT
- the petM gene encoding cytochrome b6-f complex subunit PetM, whose translation is MASEIFGIAAVFWVLIPVGLLGGVLLLKLQGD
- a CDS encoding NAD(P)H-binding protein, with translation MQVLVIGGTGTLGRQIAKNAIDAGHKVRCMVRKPKAASFLQEWGCELTRGNLLNKEDIEYALDGIDAVIDAATSRPDDPRSVYETDWDGKLNLFNACEEKNVKRVVFLSLLAAEKYREIPLMDIKYCTEELLVSSSLDYTILQGVAFMQGAIGQFAIPILNNEPVWISGNPTDIAYMNTQDIARFAVAALDRPQTIKGRFPIVGPKAWSAKGLVDLCEKFSEKRARVLKVSPTIISIAQSVVSFFEPTLNVAERLSFSELSGSGGKLDAPMEDTYTAFGLNPADTTTMEGYIKEYYGVILKRLKDIGVDLDIEEKKKFPI
- a CDS encoding photosystem I assembly protein Ycf4, coding for MSSESKLSQSEKELSGLVLEQKIKGSRKVSNYLVASMLSIGGVGFLLASFSSYFGRDFLPLGNPSTLIFVPQGLVMGLYGVAAFLLAIYFWRLINIDYGSGVNRFDKNKGVLSLSRRGLFKNIEIEIPIDEIKAVKLEVREGFNPLRRVSLRIKGRKDLPISRVGSPQPLLDLENEGAEIARFLEVNLEGI
- a CDS encoding peptidylprolyl isomerase — its product is MKEFNNKITNLSNNSILSYRFFQPVYIFLFVNLFLISGCSNINKNEDINICSTTKLPCIDSNEYVLFITNKGNIKLELYGELAPITVGNFIDFIEKGSYNKTIFNRVIKKPYPFIIRGGDNTSIGNQNKSIDTKIKDKRYIPLEIKLKTSNLPIYGKEIDEPSQVNNIELKHKRSYLSMARSKALNSASLQFYILLKSLPELDGRYAVFGKVISGMNIVDLIQEEDFIIEAKRVDS
- a CDS encoding alpha/beta fold hydrolase, with product MQQNIHNKEPLMGSPHWGESKYWSYKDLRVHFRVTGEESNPPIVLIHGFGASSDHWRNNAEIFASEGFRVFGIDLIGFGKSEQNLQSKRKHLDNQFWANQLASFLDEIVDIQKNGKVILIGNSLGALTAITTLSNRPELIKTIIAAPLPEPVFVNPIKFSFPNWLLKVKSFLIKIVFHLFPLKTLVNLISRTKLITFALQSAYFRSILNDTPLKRIVTVPAQRVNASKALRSMCIGMSNRPNLAKGPSIIEKIQNLPNRPPILLIWGKQDKLIPIFLGKKLIKLHPWLKLTVVDEAGHCPHDELPKHFNQIVMKWLKNLKTSK